A genomic segment from Triticum dicoccoides isolate Atlit2015 ecotype Zavitan chromosome 1A, WEW_v2.0, whole genome shotgun sequence encodes:
- the LOC119283142 gene encoding histone H4: MSGRGKGGKGLGKGGAKRHRKVLRDNIQGITKPAIRRLARRGGVKRISGLIYEETRGVLKIFLENVIRDAVTYTEHARRKTVTAMDVVYALKRQGRTLYGFGG; the protein is encoded by the coding sequence ATGTCCGGGCGCGGCAAGGGAGGCAAGGGGCTCGGCAAGGGCGGCGCCAAGCGCCACAGGAAGGTGCTCCGCGACAACATCCagggcatcaccaagccggcgatcCGGCGCCTCGCTCGGAGGGGCGGCGTGAAGCGCATCTCGGGgctcatctacgaggagacccgcggcgtgctcaagatcttcctcgagaacgTCATCCGCGACGCCGTCACCTACACCGAGCACGCCCGCCGCAAGACCGTCACCGCCATGGACGTCGTCTACGCCCTCAAGCGCCAGGGCCGCACCCTCTACGGCTTCGGCGGCTAG